The Lolium rigidum isolate FL_2022 chromosome 1, APGP_CSIRO_Lrig_0.1, whole genome shotgun sequence region CTCAACAACATTCTAGGCACCGGcagcacctcctcctccggcgcagGTGCCACCGACGGCGCCGGTTCCAAATCACCGGCAGGCGCTGCAGCGGCGTCTCCGGCCGTGTTCACAGATCTCGTCGCGGTCGTTATGGCCGGGGAGACGGTGCCCACTTTCTTGGCCGCACCGATCGTCCGGCGAGCTGTGGCTAACGACGCTGCGGACGGAGAGGGCTCGCTGGAGACGGAGGATGAGAAGAACCGTGGCAAGTCGGGGGTGGTACGGTCACGGCAGCTGGTGGTAActgact contains the following coding sequences:
- the LOC124655386 gene encoding protein GLUTAMINE DUMPER 3-like, yielding MRSIAAPAATPTAAVSPWHSPVPYLFGGLAAMIGLIALALLILACSYWKLNNILGTGSTSSSGAGATDGAGSKSPAGAAAASPAVFTDLVAVVMAGETVPTFLAAPIVRRAVANDAADGEGSLETEDEKNRGKSGVVRSRQLVVTD